A genomic window from Brevibacillus agri includes:
- a CDS encoding phosphotransferase enzyme family protein, whose translation MSHSSAELWKEHVEVFHQVAKHAIHSYPNLSQATVDLLNYSENATYLVKNVPTAEKYVLRVCRPGYHTKAEIEGEVHWISSIYQDTSVEVSLPIAGKNGEYIQTVQLDSDSQEYCCVLFTFLEGEAPDAHNETELVKQFELIGEISAHFHQHAIDNWAAFREIKRPTWDYETILGERPIWGRWQDGVAITPERLHLFQQVADIIKPRLDRFGKDANRFGLIHADLRNTNLLVLDEQVKVIDFDDSGFGWYLFDLASSLTFIEHKPYVPDLIQAWLKGYRKVRALSKEEELEIPTFIMMRRLQLIAWIGSRENETTRELGGEYTEQTDALARQYLEYSKRFF comes from the coding sequence ATGAGCCATTCAAGTGCAGAGCTGTGGAAAGAGCATGTGGAAGTTTTTCATCAGGTTGCCAAACATGCTATTCATTCCTATCCGAACTTGTCGCAAGCGACGGTCGATCTGTTGAATTACTCAGAGAACGCTACCTATTTGGTAAAAAACGTCCCCACTGCCGAAAAATACGTATTGCGCGTATGTCGCCCCGGCTACCACACGAAAGCAGAGATCGAGGGGGAGGTTCACTGGATCAGCTCGATCTATCAGGATACTTCCGTCGAGGTATCTCTGCCGATCGCAGGAAAAAACGGCGAATACATTCAGACGGTGCAACTGGACAGCGACTCCCAGGAATATTGCTGCGTGCTGTTTACCTTTCTGGAAGGCGAGGCGCCGGACGCGCATAACGAGACAGAGCTGGTCAAACAATTTGAGCTGATCGGTGAAATTTCAGCGCATTTTCATCAGCATGCGATCGACAACTGGGCTGCATTTCGCGAGATCAAGCGTCCTACGTGGGATTACGAAACAATTCTGGGAGAACGGCCGATCTGGGGCAGATGGCAGGATGGGGTAGCGATTACGCCAGAAAGACTGCACCTGTTTCAACAAGTAGCGGATATCATCAAGCCCCGGCTGGACCGTTTTGGAAAAGACGCAAACCGTTTCGGCCTGATTCATGCCGATTTGCGCAACACGAACCTGCTTGTCCTGGACGAACAAGTGAAAGTGATTGATTTTGACGACAGCGGGTTCGGGTGGTATCTTTTTGATTTGGCATCGTCCTTGACTTTTATCGAGCATAAACCGTACGTGCCTGACCTGATTCAAGCCTGGCTCAAAGGATATCGCAAAGTTCGAGCGCTGTCGAAAGAAGAAGAGCTGGAAATCCCTACGTTTATCATGATGCGCAGACTGCAACTGATCGCCTGGATCGGCAGTCGGGAAAATGAAACGACGAGGGAGCTGGGGGGTGAATACACGGAGCAGACGGACGCTTTGGCGAGACAATATTTGGAATATTCAAAAAGATTCTTTTGA
- a CDS encoding aspartate aminotransferase family protein — protein MLRFGDKDAVLKKSVQWWNPGKTRQWQKDGIDLVIGKREGYYLYDMNGKQLMDLHLNGGTFNLGHRNPEIISTLKNALDEFDIGNHHFPAITRAQLAEELGGCTPNSLKYSIFSSGGGEAIDVALKCARYATKRKKIVSVKFAYHGHTGLAVSLGNERYSRPFLGEGAPGEFIHVPFNDVQAMEAALSREDVACVIMETIPATYGFPLPEKGYLYAVKQLCEKYGSLYIADEVQTGLLRTGKLWGIEHYGVEPDILVTAKGFGGGIYPIAATIVSERAGQWMNEDGFAHISTFGGSELGCIVAMKVLEISQRKEVIENVDYVSRYLRAGLETIKKQNADFFVGIRQLGVVMGLEFAQPEGAKQVMRALYNNGVWAIYSMLDTKVLQFKPGLLCDQNYCDELLSRCELSIRQAARALV, from the coding sequence ATGCTTAGATTCGGTGATAAAGACGCTGTGCTCAAAAAGTCCGTCCAGTGGTGGAACCCGGGAAAAACAAGGCAATGGCAAAAAGACGGGATCGATCTGGTCATCGGAAAGCGGGAAGGTTACTACCTGTACGATATGAACGGGAAGCAACTGATGGACCTTCATTTAAATGGCGGAACATTTAACCTTGGGCACCGGAATCCCGAAATTATTTCTACCTTAAAAAATGCTTTGGATGAATTTGATATCGGGAATCATCATTTTCCCGCGATCACGCGTGCGCAGCTCGCCGAAGAACTCGGAGGGTGCACGCCAAATAGTCTGAAGTATTCGATTTTTTCCAGCGGAGGAGGGGAAGCGATTGATGTAGCTTTGAAATGCGCCCGGTACGCGACGAAACGAAAAAAAATCGTCTCCGTCAAATTTGCTTATCACGGTCATACCGGATTGGCTGTGTCGCTGGGGAATGAGCGTTATTCCCGGCCGTTTTTGGGAGAAGGAGCGCCGGGGGAATTTATCCATGTGCCGTTTAATGATGTCCAGGCTATGGAAGCCGCGCTTTCCCGTGAAGATGTCGCCTGCGTCATTATGGAAACCATTCCGGCCACATACGGCTTCCCGCTGCCGGAAAAAGGCTATCTGTATGCGGTGAAGCAGCTCTGCGAAAAGTACGGCTCCTTGTACATAGCCGACGAGGTGCAGACAGGCTTGCTGCGTACAGGAAAGCTGTGGGGGATCGAGCACTATGGCGTAGAGCCGGATATTTTGGTCACGGCAAAAGGGTTTGGCGGCGGGATTTATCCGATTGCAGCTACGATCGTGAGCGAGAGAGCAGGACAATGGATGAACGAAGACGGCTTTGCCCACATCTCGACATTCGGCGGTTCCGAGCTGGGCTGTATCGTAGCGATGAAAGTATTGGAAATCTCCCAACGAAAAGAAGTCATCGAAAACGTCGACTACGTATCCCGGTATTTGCGCGCAGGGCTGGAAACGATCAAAAAGCAAAACGCCGACTTTTTTGTCGGGATTCGTCAGTTGGGCGTAGTGATGGGGCTGGAGTTTGCGCAGCCTGAGGGAGCAAAACAGGTCATGCGCGCGCTCTATAACAATGGCGTATGGGCGATCTACTCGATGCTCGACACGAAAGTGCTGCAATTCAAGCCAGGGCTGCTGTGCGACCAGAACTATTGCGATGAATTATTGTCCCGTTGCGAGTTGAGCATCAGACAAGCTGCGCGTGCTTTGGTGTAA
- a CDS encoding DeoR/GlpR family DNA-binding transcription regulator: protein MSLSFEDRKKTILKTLERDGKVQVRELAEILQVSGETIRRDLDKLEKEGMLRKVYGGAVKEKTSSWDKPFEQRAAMNEKEKRSLCKAAAELVEDGDSIMIGYGTTTLEIVRFLADKQNVTIITQSIPVLLLALEVFKGRIIFIGGEVERVQKSAVGPLAERMLERLKTNKVFISASGISMSDGITDYDLDGANISRKMMERAEEVIVLADHTKFGKTDFAYICPLVDASMIITDKSCSEEWKKILAEKEIELLIAEDM, encoded by the coding sequence ATGTCTCTATCATTTGAGGATCGTAAAAAAACAATTTTAAAAACATTGGAAAGAGACGGGAAAGTACAGGTCCGTGAACTGGCGGAAATCCTTCAAGTCTCTGGCGAAACGATTCGGCGCGATCTGGATAAGCTCGAAAAAGAAGGCATGCTGAGAAAAGTGTATGGCGGCGCTGTAAAAGAGAAAACTTCTTCCTGGGATAAACCTTTTGAACAGCGAGCGGCCATGAACGAAAAAGAGAAACGCTCCCTTTGCAAAGCGGCAGCAGAGCTTGTCGAGGACGGCGACAGTATCATGATTGGCTATGGAACGACCACGCTGGAGATCGTGCGTTTTTTGGCGGATAAACAGAACGTCACCATCATTACCCAATCCATCCCGGTCTTGCTTCTGGCTCTCGAAGTGTTCAAGGGAAGAATTATTTTCATCGGCGGGGAAGTGGAGCGCGTTCAAAAATCGGCTGTCGGCCCTCTCGCGGAAAGGATGCTGGAGCGTCTGAAGACCAACAAAGTATTTATTTCTGCAAGCGGGATCTCGATGAGCGACGGCATTACGGACTACGACCTGGACGGGGCCAACATTTCCCGCAAAATGATGGAGCGTGCGGAAGAGGTCATTGTTTTGGCTGACCATACGAAGTTTGGAAAAACCGATTTCGCCTACATTTGTCCTCTCGTGGATGCGTCCATGATTATCACTGACAAAAGCTGCTCGGAAGAATGGAAAAAAATATTGGCCGAGAAAGAGATCGAGCTTTTGATTGCCGAGGATATGTAA
- a CDS encoding helix-turn-helix domain-containing protein: protein MANFYEELAQDLAKVPLEVHGVYRTKLAGGLIYDGHVNQPTTKCAVIVCLRGQAEFRFDETERYTLEPGKVLLGGQHKRLEIQTAPDGFEYCLVHYLPVSPHGEDTRRLTDVSLLHAPLDPELHQLLEQLLKTASAPDSMGLLGKKALFYHLLNKVLQSERLHQNKDSHALIDEAILYIQENYAQPLSLGHLANRYGMKAKYFSYLFHKYVGIGPIDYLIQYRMNRAHELLLTGQFSVSAVAKSVGYLDAYYFSRLFKKHKGVSPGRIGLYLRRNRPS, encoded by the coding sequence ATGGCGAATTTCTACGAAGAGCTGGCGCAAGACCTCGCGAAAGTACCCTTGGAGGTACACGGCGTCTACCGGACGAAGCTTGCGGGCGGGCTGATCTACGACGGCCATGTCAACCAGCCGACAACCAAGTGCGCTGTTATCGTCTGCTTGCGGGGACAGGCCGAATTTCGCTTCGATGAAACCGAACGCTACACGCTGGAGCCGGGCAAGGTGCTGCTCGGCGGGCAGCACAAGCGGCTGGAAATTCAGACTGCCCCGGACGGATTCGAATACTGCCTCGTGCACTACTTGCCCGTCAGTCCGCATGGGGAAGATACGCGGCGATTGACAGACGTGTCCTTGCTCCATGCCCCGCTTGACCCCGAGTTGCATCAACTGCTGGAGCAACTGCTGAAGACGGCTTCTGCCCCGGACAGCATGGGGCTGCTGGGTAAAAAAGCGCTGTTCTACCACCTGCTGAACAAGGTGTTGCAGTCCGAACGCCTTCATCAAAACAAAGACAGCCATGCGTTGATCGACGAGGCGATTTTATACATTCAGGAAAATTATGCGCAGCCGCTTTCGCTCGGCCATCTGGCCAACCGCTACGGCATGAAGGCGAAATACTTTTCCTACCTGTTTCACAAGTACGTGGGAATTGGCCCGATTGACTATTTGATCCAGTACCGGATGAATCGGGCGCACGAGTTGCTATTGACAGGACAATTTTCCGTATCCGCCGTCGCCAAAAGCGTTGGCTACCTCGACGCTTACTACTTCAGCAGGCTGTTCAAGAAGCACAAAGGCGTTTCACCAGGCCGCATAGGGCTGTACCTCAGAAGAAATCGTCCATCGTAA
- a CDS encoding ABC transporter substrate-binding protein: protein MRIKSWAMMVSLLCLILLLGACSGANTPNQNASGGDQSAKTSPSQEQQAPAATSGSTSPESAAFPRTIKDANGDVTIEKQPKKVAVVHWGYADSLLLFDVPSVALALPFTEKQSVLHSESYKPYVEKVQELKIVGENTQVNMEALLDYGPDLIIAGNTVNKEILASLPQIAQTVVIDEQTTSVWADWQSVVTKFGEILGQEETAKRYIADYQAQLQSAKEKLTALDGTVAFVQVRDKAVWLQGTNYLKPYYEGMGLKPPTSANLDMQEGAQITLEGLSVLNPDYLFLGYFNYNDKTIPALTDEWDDTAVWSKLKAVQNKHVYGINGELALGYGPIGNMYGVKAVLEALGR, encoded by the coding sequence ATGCGAATAAAGTCATGGGCTATGATGGTCAGTCTGTTATGTTTGATTTTGCTGCTTGGAGCTTGTTCCGGCGCGAACACCCCGAATCAGAACGCATCGGGCGGCGACCAGAGCGCGAAAACGAGCCCGTCTCAGGAGCAGCAAGCCCCGGCAGCGACGTCTGGGTCGACCTCCCCGGAGTCCGCTGCGTTCCCCCGTACGATCAAGGACGCGAACGGAGACGTGACGATTGAAAAGCAGCCGAAAAAGGTTGCCGTCGTCCATTGGGGGTATGCGGATTCCTTGCTGCTGTTCGACGTGCCGTCGGTCGCGCTCGCGCTGCCGTTTACCGAAAAACAGTCCGTGCTGCATTCGGAAAGCTACAAGCCGTACGTGGAGAAAGTGCAGGAGCTGAAAATCGTCGGCGAGAACACCCAGGTGAACATGGAGGCGCTGCTCGACTACGGTCCCGACCTGATTATCGCCGGAAATACCGTCAACAAGGAGATTTTGGCCTCCCTGCCGCAAATCGCGCAAACCGTCGTGATCGACGAGCAGACGACCAGCGTCTGGGCGGACTGGCAGTCAGTTGTCACCAAGTTCGGTGAAATTTTGGGCCAGGAAGAGACAGCGAAGCGCTATATTGCCGACTATCAGGCACAGTTGCAAAGCGCCAAGGAGAAGCTGACAGCCCTGGACGGCACGGTGGCCTTCGTGCAAGTTCGCGACAAAGCGGTGTGGCTGCAGGGCACGAATTATTTGAAGCCTTATTATGAAGGCATGGGCCTGAAGCCTCCGACCTCTGCCAATCTGGATATGCAGGAAGGGGCGCAAATCACCCTCGAAGGTTTGAGTGTGCTGAATCCCGACTATTTGTTCCTCGGCTATTTCAATTACAACGACAAGACCATCCCCGCCCTGACGGATGAATGGGACGACACAGCAGTGTGGAGCAAGTTAAAAGCCGTGCAAAACAAGCATGTGTACGGAATCAACGGCGAGCTTGCCCTTGGGTACGGCCCGATCGGGAATATGTATGGGGTTAAAGCGGTGCTTGAGGCGTTGGGGAGATAG
- a CDS encoding 2-phosphosulfolactate phosphatase, with product MDDLTFFQQTGADVRFDWGYEGVRTLAALSDIVVIIDVLSFTTCVDVVLNRGGTVFPYPSKGKAAGEYADQVNAIVAGKRGEPISLSPYELSTIPFGSRIVLPSPNGATCSFLARESKATVVAGCFRNVSAVASFARQSEGVVSVIACGERWPDGSLRPAFEDLMAAGAILSQLEEQRLSPEALTAVVVFDANERQASTVAC from the coding sequence ATGGACGATTTAACTTTTTTCCAACAAACTGGCGCAGATGTGCGCTTTGATTGGGGGTATGAAGGAGTAAGGACACTAGCGGCTCTATCGGATATCGTGGTGATTATTGATGTTCTTTCCTTTACGACATGTGTAGATGTTGTATTGAATCGAGGAGGAACAGTCTTTCCATACCCGTCAAAAGGAAAGGCAGCTGGTGAGTACGCAGATCAAGTCAATGCGATAGTAGCAGGCAAACGCGGCGAACCGATCTCGCTTTCACCGTATGAGCTTTCAACGATACCGTTTGGGAGTCGGATTGTACTGCCTTCTCCAAATGGAGCGACGTGTTCATTCCTTGCGAGAGAGTCAAAAGCAACAGTCGTGGCGGGATGCTTTAGGAATGTATCGGCAGTAGCCAGTTTTGCAAGGCAAAGTGAGGGGGTTGTGTCGGTAATTGCTTGTGGCGAAAGATGGCCAGACGGGAGCTTGCGCCCGGCATTTGAGGATTTGATGGCAGCAGGAGCAATTTTAAGCCAATTGGAAGAGCAGCGATTGTCTCCAGAAGCCTTAACTGCTGTCGTAGTATTTGATGCAAATGAAAGACAAGCTTCCACAGTGGCTTGTTAA
- a CDS encoding IS5 family transposase (programmed frameshift), protein MIQRRYEINDEQWEQIQDMFPPYRTGRPSKLSNRTMFNAILWIARSGAAWRDLPEERYGSWKTVYSRFCKWRDTGLLVAIFQALHVEPDFENLSIDSTSVKAHQHSAGAKKNAEGHEVNQHIGVSRGGKTTKLHTVVDGLGNPLAFLLTGGHVYDSVPAINLLQGFDLTGSHIVGDKAYGSEGIRHWITAKQAAYTIPPKANNKNPWKVDWYRYKERHLVECFFNKIKHFRRIATRYDKLAKSFLAFVYVASIFKLTQ, encoded by the exons ATGATTCAAAGACGGTACGAAATAAACGATGAACAGTGGGAACAAATTCAGGACATGTTCCCCCCCTATCGAACAGGACGTCCGTCCAAATTAAGTAATCGTACCATGTTTAATGCCATTCTTTGGATTGCCCGAAGTGGTGCGGCTTGGCGAGATTTGCCGGAAGAACGTTATGGTTCATGGAAAACGGTCTACAGTCGCTTCTGCAAGTGGAGAGATACCGGATTACTTGTCGCCATCTTCCAAGCTCTTCACGTAGAACCTGACTTTGAAAACTTGAGCATCGATTCTACATCGGTCAAAGCTCATCAACACAGTGCGGGTGCTA AAAAAAACGCAGAAGGACACGAAGTAAATCAGCACATAGGCGTCAGCCGTGGCGGAAAGACAACCAAACTTCATACCGTCGTCGATGGATTAGGGAATCCCCTCGCTTTTCTTCTCACGGGGGGGCACGTCTATGATTCCGTTCCAGCGATCAATTTGCTTCAAGGGTTTGATCTTACGGGAAGCCATATTGTTGGTGACAAAGCCTACGGCTCAGAAGGCATTCGGCATTGGATTACGGCTAAGCAGGCAGCGTACACCATCCCGCCTAAAGCGAATAATAAAAATCCTTGGAAAGTGGATTGGTACCGCTATAAAGAACGGCACTTGGTGGAGTGCTTCTTCAATAAAATCAAACATTTTCGACGAATCGCTACTCGTTACGACAAGCTGGCCAAATCATTCCTAGCGTTTGTATATGTCGCGTCCATCTTTAAACTAACTCAATAA
- a CDS encoding cyclic GMP-AMP synthase DncV-like nucleotidyltransferase: MYNLSSKFNTFYNDHVVLSRDEQNNLRDKKDLNISRLKSGLQEYNTENETSYSVVEIIEQGSMAMSTITQNDQSEYDIDVAIVFDKDSIPERTTSVKNIVVDALKRKCKQFKTEPEALTNAVRVEYADGYHVDFAIYRRYKNEEDEYEYEHCGSQWRLRNPRSITDWFNTKNTESDGNIRKVVRLLKMFCKSRSGWLMPGGLVQSVLVEECIQSKDRLDETFYYTIKEIRDRLNTDKSVNNPTDTSTSLLLTAKDEQKVKNLSVRLTNYIKKLDVLFEDECTEDQAISAWNDFFDHSYWGGLVTETAENRSLAKSASSQYRVDIVAVVEWKPSIRINLKTIGGRVPKNRTIYFNAVPNFHDFDAVLWEVVNTGDECGLDKGHTQTGLNVQETTLYRGTHKMICRVYRRGTLLCSDEVKVVIK; encoded by the coding sequence ATGTATAATTTAAGCTCTAAATTTAACACCTTTTACAACGATCATGTTGTTCTTTCAAGAGATGAGCAGAACAACCTTAGAGACAAGAAAGACTTAAATATAAGCCGATTAAAGTCTGGATTGCAGGAATACAATACTGAAAATGAAACCAGCTATTCCGTTGTTGAAATAATTGAGCAAGGAAGCATGGCTATGAGTACCATTACTCAGAATGATCAAAGCGAGTATGATATTGACGTTGCCATCGTCTTTGATAAAGATAGCATTCCAGAGAGAACTACTTCAGTAAAAAATATCGTAGTAGATGCTTTGAAAAGAAAATGTAAGCAATTCAAAACTGAACCTGAAGCGTTGACCAACGCAGTTCGTGTTGAATATGCAGACGGCTATCATGTCGATTTTGCGATTTACCGAAGATATAAAAACGAAGAAGATGAATATGAGTATGAACATTGCGGAAGCCAGTGGCGTTTAAGAAATCCTCGATCCATCACGGATTGGTTCAACACAAAAAATACCGAATCTGATGGCAACATCCGAAAAGTTGTTCGATTGTTAAAGATGTTCTGCAAATCAAGAAGCGGCTGGCTAATGCCAGGAGGGTTGGTGCAATCGGTCTTGGTAGAAGAATGCATCCAATCTAAAGACCGTCTCGACGAAACATTTTACTACACAATCAAAGAGATTCGTGATCGGTTGAATACAGATAAATCAGTAAATAATCCAACTGACACCAGCACAAGTTTATTGCTAACAGCAAAAGATGAACAAAAGGTTAAAAATTTAAGTGTTCGGCTCACGAACTACATAAAGAAGTTAGATGTACTTTTTGAAGATGAATGCACGGAAGACCAAGCCATATCAGCTTGGAATGACTTTTTTGATCATTCCTATTGGGGAGGGCTTGTTACGGAAACCGCCGAAAATCGTTCTCTTGCAAAAAGTGCAAGCTCTCAATATCGTGTTGACATCGTAGCTGTTGTCGAGTGGAAACCAAGCATTCGAATCAATCTAAAGACCATTGGGGGTAGAGTCCCGAAAAACAGAACGATTTATTTTAACGCTGTTCCAAATTTCCATGACTTTGATGCCGTATTATGGGAAGTAGTAAACACTGGTGATGAATGTGGATTAGATAAGGGGCATACGCAAACTGGGCTTAACGTACAGGAAACAACACTTTATCGGGGAACTCACAAAATGATTTGTCGTGTGTATCGGCGAGGCACGCTATTGTGTAGTGATGAGGTAAAGGTCGTAATAAAATAA
- a CDS encoding SAVED domain-containing protein produces MSVTMIFSIVSVLIFIVGLFFAINNFVKKRREEAVSGLLITMGIELIFGSFGTFDDKLFAFLSNQQVDTNYLQLITGFILLIGGIYFHFYIKNKMYILNINGYFDKRIEHHQNDLNLSPFEFKEKEIDFIRLYRKGINEAIAQEIQEELSDKIEAFKVESRDKKRAYTGIAPIPFIMLAGKFFERHVLDEYFEYNKLNDVYYELTNCKTGWTSRPYPQLVQNPPLDSLGGTQEEEIVIAVSVTSQITDEDTAQFSCPKIYLSLPQPMDYAIKYKEQLKDYCNAVYMVLMDTQQAYPNIKKIHLLYSGQSCLAFELGKLMDDNRMVQIISYQYDRQRTIKYPWGIVLNGTQKGSLVTRDTFLVSA; encoded by the coding sequence ATGAGCGTAACAATGATTTTTTCAATTGTTTCAGTTCTAATATTTATTGTGGGGCTATTTTTTGCAATAAATAACTTTGTGAAGAAAAGAAGAGAAGAAGCTGTTTCAGGTCTTCTCATTACAATGGGTATCGAGTTAATATTTGGATCATTTGGGACGTTCGATGATAAATTGTTTGCATTTTTGTCTAATCAACAAGTGGATACCAACTATCTTCAACTTATTACTGGGTTCATTCTGCTTATTGGAGGAATATACTTTCATTTCTACATTAAAAACAAAATGTATATCCTTAACATCAATGGATATTTTGACAAACGAATTGAACATCATCAAAATGATTTGAATTTGAGTCCATTTGAATTTAAGGAAAAAGAAATAGATTTTATCAGACTGTATCGAAAAGGTATCAATGAAGCAATAGCTCAGGAGATACAAGAAGAGCTATCTGATAAAATCGAAGCTTTTAAAGTGGAGAGTAGAGACAAAAAAAGAGCTTACACGGGGATTGCACCGATTCCATTCATCATGTTGGCAGGTAAATTTTTTGAAAGACATGTATTAGATGAGTATTTTGAATACAACAAACTAAATGATGTCTACTATGAATTGACAAACTGTAAAACAGGTTGGACAAGCAGACCATATCCTCAATTAGTGCAAAATCCTCCCTTGGATTCATTAGGAGGAACGCAGGAAGAAGAAATTGTTATCGCAGTTAGCGTAACTTCTCAAATTACAGACGAGGACACCGCTCAGTTTTCATGTCCAAAAATTTACCTATCACTACCACAGCCGATGGATTATGCAATCAAGTACAAGGAACAGCTAAAGGATTATTGCAATGCGGTGTATATGGTGTTGATGGATACACAGCAAGCTTACCCTAATATAAAGAAGATACACCTTCTTTACTCTGGACAAAGTTGCTTGGCTTTTGAATTAGGGAAACTGATGGATGACAATCGTATGGTACAGATCATATCGTACCAATATGATCGTCAACGAACAATTAAATATCCTTGGGGGATCGTATTAAACGGAACTCAAAAAGGTTCATTAGTAACAAGGGATACATTTTTAGTTTCGGCATAG
- a CDS encoding SMI1/KNR4 family protein — MSFHKEKNIKVGNIVEKSLNGLKSRLENDGILLIQNEEGYVEPNKFSFNPPASLSQIKRFKDETGLILPADYQSFLLLHNGARLFVHPYYGGGVELLSLEQMLEYRFDYLPDGCFIIAYLFDGCQVIIDTNRYQEGNKTSYLWYLDSCCPFDDALDLHMNFELWLDRLIIAQGCGYWHWPSSTGNSYYKQR, encoded by the coding sequence ATGAGCTTTCACAAAGAAAAAAACATTAAAGTAGGGAATATCGTTGAGAAATCATTAAATGGATTGAAAAGTCGCCTCGAAAATGATGGAATTTTATTAATCCAAAACGAAGAAGGGTACGTCGAACCGAACAAGTTCTCTTTTAACCCTCCTGCTTCTCTATCTCAAATTAAGCGTTTTAAAGATGAAACTGGCCTAATCCTCCCTGCCGATTACCAATCATTTTTATTGCTTCACAATGGAGCACGGCTCTTTGTTCATCCCTATTACGGAGGCGGAGTGGAATTACTGAGTTTAGAACAAATGTTAGAGTATAGATTTGACTATTTGCCTGATGGATGTTTTATCATTGCTTATCTTTTCGATGGATGCCAAGTCATTATTGACACCAATAGATATCAGGAAGGAAATAAAACAAGTTATCTATGGTATCTTGATAGTTGCTGTCCATTCGATGATGCACTGGATTTGCACATGAATTTTGAGTTATGGTTAGATAGATTGATTATCGCTCAGGGGTGTGGTTACTGGCATTGGCCATCATCGACTGGTAATTCCTACTACAAGCAACGATAG
- a CDS encoding IS256 family transposase: MGLIPKDQLRQLIKEHNLQTMEDVQKALKDIFAETLQEMLEAELDTELGYAKHDSKQKQTKNSRNGYSKKTVTSEYGELDLTIPRDRLGEFEPAIVKKHQRHVTGIEDQIVSMYAKGMSTRDIQDHLHNLYGLEVSPTLISNVTAKLLPLIKEWQNRPLQSVYSVVFMDAIHFKVKQDGQIISKAAYMVIGIDLEGYKDVLGIWIGENESAKFWLHVLTDLKNRGVQDILIICVDNLKGFSEAIAASYPQTEVQKCIIHQIRNSIKYVSYKDLKKITTALRPIYTAPTEEAALLELDQFEETWGKQYPLIVRSWRSNWDELATFFKYSPELRKLIYTTNMIESYHRQLRKVTKGKSIFPTDESLLKMLYLATMDVIRKWTGRVQNWGQILLQLTVHFPERVQIR; encoded by the coding sequence ATGGGACTCATTCCAAAAGACCAGCTGCGCCAACTTATCAAAGAACACAACTTGCAAACCATGGAGGATGTTCAAAAAGCCCTGAAGGACATTTTTGCAGAAACACTGCAAGAAATGTTGGAGGCCGAATTGGATACCGAATTGGGCTATGCCAAGCATGACAGCAAGCAGAAGCAGACGAAAAACAGTCGGAACGGCTATAGCAAAAAAACGGTTACGTCTGAGTATGGGGAGTTGGATCTCACGATTCCCCGTGATCGTCTTGGAGAATTTGAACCTGCGATTGTCAAGAAACACCAGAGACATGTAACGGGTATTGAAGATCAAATCGTCTCTATGTACGCCAAAGGCATGAGCACACGGGATATTCAGGATCATTTGCACAATCTGTATGGACTTGAGGTATCCCCGACCCTTATCTCCAACGTAACAGCTAAACTGTTACCTCTTATCAAGGAATGGCAAAATCGCCCGCTGCAAAGCGTGTATTCCGTTGTTTTCATGGATGCCATTCATTTTAAGGTAAAACAGGACGGGCAAATTATCAGCAAAGCCGCCTATATGGTCATTGGCATTGATTTGGAAGGCTATAAGGACGTTCTTGGCATCTGGATCGGAGAAAACGAGTCAGCCAAGTTCTGGCTACATGTGTTGACGGATCTGAAAAATCGTGGCGTTCAGGACATTTTGATTATCTGTGTAGACAATTTAAAAGGCTTCAGCGAAGCCATTGCAGCCAGCTATCCGCAAACGGAGGTTCAAAAATGTATCATCCACCAGATCCGCAATTCCATCAAATATGTGTCGTACAAGGATTTGAAGAAGATTACTACGGCCTTGCGTCCGATCTATACGGCCCCAACGGAAGAGGCGGCTCTCCTGGAATTGGATCAATTTGAGGAGACCTGGGGAAAACAGTATCCCCTGATTGTCCGGTCGTGGCGGAGTAACTGGGATGAACTGGCGACCTTTTTCAAGTACTCCCCTGAGTTGCGCAAGCTCATCTATACAACGAATATGATCGAAAGCTACCATCGACAACTCCGGAAGGTGACAAAGGGAAAAAGTATCTTTCCGACGGATGAATCGCTACTCAAAATGCTATATTTGGCGACGATGGATGTCATTCGGAAGTGGACAGGGCGGGTCCAAAATTGGGGGCAAATCCTTCTCCAGTTGACTGTACATTTCCCAGAACGGGTACAGATTCGATGA